One window of the Mycoplasmopsis anatis genome contains the following:
- the rpsF gene encoding 30S ribosomal protein S6 — protein MAKYEIMMIVDPKADVNVAFDLLKEVFGNGVKKAEKLAINELSYSINKSKHAQYVNAEVESQPELISEFVRKSNIVKAVWRQLVINLDTESGLKPTNTKKNSKKTVRKSTPKKVAAKTEE, from the coding sequence ATGGCTAAATATGAAATCATGATGATCGTTGATCCTAAAGCTGATGTTAACGTTGCTTTCGATTTACTTAAAGAAGTATTCGGAAACGGTGTTAAAAAAGCTGAAAAATTAGCTATTAACGAATTATCATACTCAATTAACAAATCAAAACATGCTCAATATGTAAATGCAGAAGTTGAATCACAACCTGAATTAATTTCTGAATTTGTGCGTAAATCAAACATTGTAAAAGCAGTATGAAGACAATTAGTAATTAATCTTGATACTGAAAGTGGTTTAAAACCTACAAACACTAAGAAAAATTCTAAAAAAACAGTACGTAAATCAACACCTAAAAAAGTTGCAGCTAAAACTGAAGAATAA
- a CDS encoding single-stranded DNA-binding protein encodes MNKVLLIGRVSSDVRVFQTQSGVRYARVRLAINRRGTTDITDFIPLVAWRSNADFMASNVYKGTLIAVEGSIYMSSYQKDGINVSSFEVNIDNINILEPKSVVQSRMNSTNSNSNGRFVTEIPSRDFGERMQNVPNQQVRRFDNNSNQSLYNNTSNHSFAGFTVDETFSDSSAQSGMNNQKITFTPTEKLNELNLSNNQSSNNKDFLSNLDEDDDEYNFDSSLFTNDESTTKNNGNLFELDSDSEFEDDIFNPNHNLDFDK; translated from the coding sequence ATGAATAAAGTACTTTTGATTGGTAGAGTTTCTTCCGATGTAAGAGTTTTCCAAACTCAAAGCGGTGTTAGATATGCTAGAGTTAGACTAGCAATTAATCGTCGTGGTACAACTGATATTACAGATTTTATTCCATTGGTTGCTTGAAGAAGCAATGCGGATTTTATGGCTTCAAATGTTTATAAAGGAACTTTGATTGCAGTGGAAGGTTCAATTTACATGAGCTCTTATCAAAAAGATGGTATTAATGTAAGTTCATTTGAAGTAAATATTGATAACATCAATATCCTGGAACCTAAATCTGTTGTTCAGTCAAGAATGAATAGTACAAACTCAAATTCTAATGGTAGATTTGTAACTGAAATACCTTCAAGGGATTTTGGTGAACGTATGCAAAATGTTCCAAATCAACAAGTCCGTAGATTTGATAATAATTCTAACCAATCACTATACAACAACACATCAAATCATAGTTTTGCTGGTTTTACAGTTGATGAAACATTTTCTGATTCATCTGCACAAAGTGGGATGAATAATCAAAAAATTACCTTCACACCTACTGAAAAACTAAACGAATTAAACCTATCAAATAACCAATCTTCTAACAACAAAGATTTCTTAAGTAATCTTGATGAAGATGATGATGAATATAACTTTGACAGTTCTTTATTCACTAATGATGAATCAACTACGAAAAATAATGGTAATTTATTCGAGTTGGATAGCGATAGCGAATTTGAAGATGATATTTTTAACCCTAATCATAATTTAGATTTCGATAAATAG
- the rpsR gene encoding 30S ribosomal protein S18, whose translation MNFKKNKKGFGSRRKVCEFCEQNMNYVDYKNLELLKKYISGTGQIKSLSMSGTCAKHQRSVSNAIKRARFVALLPYTIVRVRVQK comes from the coding sequence ATGAACTTTAAGAAAAATAAAAAAGGTTTTGGTTCAAGAAGAAAAGTTTGTGAATTTTGTGAACAAAACATGAACTATGTTGATTACAAAAATTTAGAATTACTTAAAAAATACATAAGTGGTACAGGTCAAATTAAATCATTATCAATGTCTGGAACATGTGCAAAGCACCAAAGAAGTGTTTCAAACGCAATCAAAAGAGCTAGATTTGTTGCATTATTACCATACACAATCGTTCGTGTTCGTGTACAAAAATAA
- a CDS encoding MAG0110 family membrane protein gives MNELSYGITKKKTKNSYLSLTLIFVGIGLFIFGTLVLSLGIFSKQVTYFILNNFSSSTFFITYLISTIVFFVWLILFSYLYKKLPFPVLVIGYIFTIIYMAFITFISMVANGISTERLWLIALIFLVSVILTIACGIVGYFELIKVKVMSILSIILLFGFLVLFIVSLFVFNSTLEMIYSLVGLAISGINIFFSFYIISKKNTMFEFNSTKDMLKDAISDAVKVFINIVYMIWYLLRLFGSRN, from the coding sequence ATGAATGAATTAAGTTATGGAATTACAAAGAAAAAAACCAAAAACTCTTATCTGTCACTTACATTAATTTTTGTAGGAATAGGATTATTTATATTCGGAACGTTAGTTTTATCTTTGGGAATTTTTTCAAAACAAGTTACTTACTTTATATTAAATAATTTTAGCTCATCTACATTTTTTATTACTTATCTAATTTCAACAATAGTATTTTTTGTATGACTGATTTTATTTAGTTATTTATATAAAAAATTACCATTTCCAGTTCTAGTTATAGGTTATATTTTTACAATTATTTATATGGCTTTTATAACCTTTATATCAATGGTTGCTAATGGTATTTCTACTGAAAGACTTTGATTAATCGCACTAATATTCTTAGTTTCAGTTATTTTAACTATTGCATGCGGAATTGTGGGATATTTTGAATTAATTAAAGTTAAGGTGATGAGTATATTATCGATAATATTACTTTTTGGATTTCTAGTTTTATTTATAGTAAGTTTATTTGTGTTTAACAGTACACTTGAGATGATTTATTCACTTGTCGGATTAGCTATATCAGGAATTAACATTTTCTTCTCATTCTATATTATCAGTAAGAAAAACACAATGTTTGAATTTAATTCTACTAAAGATATGCTTAAAGATGCAATTAGTGATGCAGTGAAAGTATTTATCAATATTGTTTATATGATTTGATATTTATTAAGACTTTTTGGTTCAAGAAATTAA
- a CDS encoding LemA family protein — translation MLIDTRIEQTEHTEINVQNQIISPKATTSQKVLFALMIFISCILIFGLFYWPYKWISSWPNKLNRLQLEVNDSASLIDVNLQKRKDTLVKLFEETKAYLKFEKDTFTNVAKLRSLKSEGMSEDSKTTQEMNNLMESISRDINISVEAYPELKASKVVSELMSSSEYIESEIAASRRLYNKRVSEFNTEIFTFPILIKAQKMKLHSMALFEASKESKKDVDMSGLSNI, via the coding sequence ATGTTAATAGATACAAGAATAGAACAAACTGAACACACTGAAATCAACGTACAAAATCAAATCATTTCACCAAAAGCTACAACTTCTCAAAAAGTCCTTTTTGCTTTAATGATTTTCATTAGTTGCATATTAATTTTTGGATTATTTTACTGACCATATAAATGAATTTCATCATGACCAAATAAACTTAATAGACTTCAACTAGAAGTGAATGATTCTGCATCATTGATTGATGTTAATTTACAAAAAAGAAAAGATACATTAGTAAAACTATTTGAAGAAACAAAGGCATATTTAAAATTTGAAAAAGACACTTTTACAAATGTTGCAAAATTAAGAAGTTTAAAAAGTGAAGGAATGTCAGAAGATTCTAAAACAACTCAAGAAATGAATAATTTAATGGAAAGCATCTCAAGAGATATTAATATTTCTGTTGAAGCATATCCAGAATTAAAAGCTTCTAAAGTAGTTTCTGAATTAATGTCTTCAAGTGAGTACATCGAATCAGAAATCGCAGCAAGTAGAAGATTATATAATAAAAGAGTTAGTGAGTTTAATACAGAAATTTTTACATTTCCAATTCTTATTAAAGCCCAAAAGATGAAATTACATTCAATGGCATTATTTGAAGCAAGTAAAGAATCTAAAAAAGATGTTGACATGTCTGGATTATCAAATATTTAA